From the Nitrospinaceae bacterium genome, one window contains:
- a CDS encoding ABC transporter ATP-binding protein, translating to MATNLRAAGVSRRYGWRWALRGVDISLERGKRIALLGANGSGKTTLLRVLAGLLRPSEGEVVLDGNSVFTEDRALIGLHSHDSLLYPSLTLRENLAFFAKLYAIERPKVGERVLRFTESLGIAERLDDQVQFLSQGLRQRAALARTMLHEPTFFLLDEPFAGLDPVAAAGVEAIIRDISAGMGFEDSAPRNLLLTEHDIPRALSLADEIVVLSSGRVSLHSTARDTSVEQISSALAEVGK from the coding sequence ATGGCCACTAATCTCAGGGCGGCTGGCGTCTCGCGGCGCTATGGCTGGCGATGGGCGCTTCGAGGAGTCGATATTTCCCTTGAAAGGGGAAAACGCATCGCTCTTCTTGGGGCAAACGGTTCTGGTAAGACAACGCTTCTCCGAGTTCTTGCCGGCCTTCTTCGTCCGAGCGAGGGGGAAGTGGTGCTGGATGGAAACTCCGTATTCACTGAAGATCGCGCTCTAATTGGCCTGCACAGCCACGACTCTCTTCTCTATCCTTCGCTCACGTTGCGCGAGAATCTGGCTTTTTTTGCCAAATTATATGCGATCGAGCGGCCCAAGGTGGGCGAGCGGGTTTTACGTTTCACTGAAAGCCTGGGTATCGCCGAGCGGCTCGATGATCAGGTGCAGTTTCTTAGTCAGGGTTTGCGGCAGCGGGCAGCCTTGGCGAGAACCATGCTCCATGAGCCGACGTTTTTTCTGCTGGATGAACCTTTTGCCGGCCTGGACCCGGTTGCCGCAGCCGGAGTCGAGGCGATTATCCGCGATATTTCGGCAGGCATGGGATTTGAGGATTCCGCCCCGCGCAACCTCCTTCTTACCGAACACGATATTCCAAGGGCGCTAAGTCTAGCGGATGAAATCGTGGTCCTCTCAAGCGGGAGGGTATCGTTGCATTCGACGGCTCGCGATACGTCGGTGGAGCAAATATCCAGTGCACTGGCGGAGGTGGGCAAGTGA
- a CDS encoding heme lyase CcmF/NrfE family subunit, producing the protein MFLIDLGNYGLWAAYALALFSAIASIWGGLYNKPEFVTAGRNAAISVFGLVSAASVALIILLMTRDYRVEYVASIVDNELNAFYRFSSFWGGQEGSLLLWLLLLCVYSFIVIRQNRHRNVELMPYVTATLMITAAFFLTILNFITPPFDTLPIPPLNGRGLNPLLQDWGMVIHPPNLFLGYVGFAVPFAFCVGALVSGKLDTAWISTTRRWTLTAWFFNGMGILLGGAWAYRELGWGGYWAWDPVENASLMPWLTGTAFLHSVMIQEKRGMLKVWNVSLIIITYILTMFGTFLTRSGIVSSVHAFANSSFGWTFLAYIVVALIVSFGLLIWRLPKLRSEHELESFFSREASFLLNNVVLVGLTFAVFWGTLFPVISEAVKGIKVTVGPPFFNQVNVPIGLLLILLAGISPLLAWRRPSAKMLRKNFTYPVMVTLVSFAVLITLGIRHVYATLAFGLCIFMISTIVLEYYRGISARQRHQGDGFFSGAWELTMRNKRRFGGYIIHFAMAIIFIGIAASSAYQQVGEVRLSPGESFPMEGVRLRYDGIRQTRNNQYQSAFARLSVYKSGRKLGEIEAEKRLYFTPPQPTTEAGIRYGLTEDIYAVFADVDDDGSATFKFLINPLINWIWIGGFFFMLGVIVSVLPERWGRRKRRVSPSAARA; encoded by the coding sequence TTGTTTCTGATTGATCTGGGAAACTACGGCCTGTGGGCTGCCTATGCTCTGGCTTTGTTTAGCGCTATCGCCTCAATTTGGGGCGGGTTGTATAATAAGCCCGAATTTGTCACGGCGGGCCGAAACGCGGCAATATCGGTTTTTGGATTGGTCTCGGCGGCGAGCGTGGCCCTGATTATTTTGCTCATGACGCGCGACTATCGCGTGGAGTATGTTGCCAGCATCGTAGACAACGAATTAAACGCATTCTACCGCTTCAGTAGTTTCTGGGGTGGTCAGGAAGGAAGTTTGCTTCTCTGGCTCCTGCTTTTATGTGTTTATTCCTTTATCGTTATCCGGCAAAATCGCCATCGCAACGTTGAGTTGATGCCCTATGTAACGGCAACGCTGATGATAACGGCAGCGTTCTTTCTCACCATATTGAACTTCATAACCCCGCCGTTTGACACCCTTCCCATACCTCCTCTGAACGGACGGGGGCTCAACCCCTTGCTTCAAGATTGGGGAATGGTGATTCATCCACCTAATTTGTTCTTAGGCTATGTCGGATTCGCTGTGCCTTTTGCTTTCTGCGTGGGCGCGCTGGTGAGCGGAAAGCTCGATACGGCCTGGATATCGACCACCCGTAGATGGACGCTCACGGCGTGGTTCTTTAACGGAATGGGAATACTGCTTGGCGGCGCCTGGGCGTATCGCGAGCTTGGCTGGGGTGGTTACTGGGCATGGGACCCGGTTGAGAACGCCAGCCTGATGCCTTGGCTGACGGGAACGGCGTTTCTGCATTCTGTGATGATTCAGGAAAAACGCGGGATGCTCAAGGTGTGGAACGTCTCGCTGATAATCATCACCTATATTCTCACCATGTTTGGCACGTTTCTCACTCGGAGCGGCATCGTCTCGAGTGTTCACGCCTTTGCCAACAGTAGTTTCGGCTGGACATTTTTGGCTTATATCGTCGTTGCTTTGATAGTTAGTTTTGGATTACTGATTTGGCGTCTGCCAAAACTTCGCAGCGAGCATGAATTGGAGAGCTTTTTCTCTCGTGAGGCAAGTTTTCTCCTCAATAATGTTGTCCTTGTCGGCCTTACATTCGCCGTTTTCTGGGGAACGTTGTTTCCCGTGATTTCAGAGGCAGTAAAAGGCATCAAGGTGACGGTCGGGCCTCCTTTCTTTAATCAGGTGAACGTTCCCATCGGTCTATTGTTGATACTTTTGGCGGGTATCTCGCCGCTGCTTGCCTGGCGGCGCCCATCGGCGAAAATGCTACGCAAGAATTTCACCTATCCCGTCATGGTTACATTGGTTTCGTTCGCAGTGCTCATCACCCTCGGAATCAGACACGTTTACGCGACATTGGCGTTTGGGCTCTGCATATTCATGATCTCAACAATCGTTTTGGAGTACTACCGGGGGATTTCTGCCCGCCAGCGGCATCAGGGCGACGGATTTTTTTCGGGTGCCTGGGAATTGACGATGCGAAACAAGCGCCGTTTCGGAGGCTATATCATACACTTCGCGATGGCGATCATCTTCATCGGTATCGCCGCCTCCTCGGCTTATCAACAGGTTGGTGAAGTGCGTCTCTCGCCTGGCGAGAGTTTTCCCATGGAAGGGGTGCGGCTTAGGTACGACGGGATCCGGCAAACGAGAAACAATCAGTATCAATCCGCTTTTGCCCGACTCTCGGTATACAAGTCAGGGCGCAAGCTAGGCGAGATCGAGGCCGAAAAACGCCTCTATTTCACGCCACCCCAACCGACGACTGAGGCGGGTATTCGTTACGGTCTTACCGAGGATATTTATGCCGTTTTTGCTGACGTGGACGACGACGGCTCGGCTACCTTTAAATTTTTGATCAATCCGCTCATCAACTGGATCTGGATCGGAGGATTTTTCTTCATGCTGGGAGTAATCGTCTCTGTTCTGCCCGAGCGCTGGGGGCGACGGAAGCGGCGGGTGTCTCCCTCGGCCGCGAGGGCTTAG
- a CDS encoding cytochrome c maturation protein CcmE, with product MNVKRVKFLIAGAVLFSAFIFLFLTSFKSENLSYFLTVDEISAKGKDLAGQGIRVEGKIVPASLSRDSEAMHLSFNLQGEKSTLPVSFTGVPPDLLENGFPVIAEGKLNERGVLMAKNLMVACPSKFEEMKNSGEKMPTTNEHKTLINNAAAQDAQVKN from the coding sequence ATGAACGTTAAACGGGTAAAATTTCTTATTGCTGGTGCTGTCCTATTCAGCGCATTCATCTTTTTGTTTTTAACGAGTTTTAAGAGTGAAAACCTTTCCTATTTCCTCACCGTCGATGAAATTTCGGCTAAAGGCAAGGATCTTGCCGGGCAGGGTATTAGGGTAGAGGGAAAGATTGTTCCTGCCTCTTTGTCGCGTGACTCAGAGGCCATGCACCTTTCCTTTAACCTTCAAGGTGAAAAATCCACTCTTCCTGTGAGTTTTACGGGTGTTCCTCCCGATTTGCTTGAAAACGGATTTCCCGTCATCGCAGAGGGGAAGCTCAACGAGCGGGGGGTGCTCATGGCGAAAAATTTAATGGTCGCATGCCCATCGAAATTCGAGGAAATGAAAAACTCGGGTGAAAAGATGCCAACCACGAACGAACACAAGACTCTCATTAATAATGCAGCGGCCCAGGATGCCCAGGTGAAAAACTGA
- the ilvC gene encoding ketol-acid reductoisomerase, translated as MSNAEDLLKDLKIYYDTDADLNLLQNRTIAVIGYGSQGRAHALNCQDSGAKVVVGLRKSSPRWKQAEDDGLEVMETAEAAKAGDMVVMLTQDHLQSVIWKEDIEPNMKDGDAFVVAHGFNLNYGQIIPQDNIDVVMIAPKSPGHTMRFQYEDGRGVPGLLAVFQDHTGKARDYALAYGKAVGCARAGIIETTIEEETETDLFGEQAVLCGGISELIRAAFETLVDAGYQPALAYFECLHEVKLITDLIYQGGITMMRYSVSDTAEYGDISRGKRVIDEGTRERMRGILRDIQSGDFAGEWINENMVGRPTFNTTVRKEKEHPIEIVGARLRSMMPWIQEREVK; from the coding sequence ATGAGCAATGCTGAAGACCTATTGAAAGACCTAAAGATCTATTATGACACCGACGCCGATCTGAACTTGCTTCAGAATCGCACGATTGCCGTCATTGGTTACGGGAGCCAGGGGCGTGCGCATGCCCTGAACTGTCAGGACAGTGGCGCCAAGGTTGTGGTCGGCCTCCGCAAGTCGTCTCCTCGTTGGAAGCAGGCCGAGGACGATGGCCTTGAGGTTATGGAGACGGCCGAGGCTGCCAAAGCGGGTGACATGGTTGTCATGCTTACCCAGGACCATCTTCAGTCCGTTATCTGGAAGGAAGACATCGAGCCCAACATGAAGGATGGCGATGCGTTTGTTGTCGCTCACGGCTTCAACTTGAACTACGGACAAATTATTCCGCAGGATAACATCGATGTCGTCATGATCGCGCCAAAGAGCCCAGGCCACACCATGCGCTTTCAGTATGAGGACGGTCGCGGCGTTCCTGGGCTTCTCGCTGTATTTCAGGACCATACCGGCAAAGCTCGGGACTATGCGCTGGCCTACGGCAAGGCCGTTGGTTGTGCCAGAGCCGGAATTATCGAGACGACGATTGAAGAAGAGACAGAGACCGACCTGTTTGGTGAGCAGGCGGTTCTGTGCGGCGGTATTTCAGAACTCATCCGTGCAGCCTTCGAGACGCTCGTCGATGCGGGTTATCAGCCAGCGCTGGCCTATTTCGAATGTCTCCACGAGGTGAAGCTAATCACCGACCTGATCTATCAAGGCGGCATCACCATGATGCGCTACTCGGTCTCCGATACCGCCGAATATGGCGACATTTCGCGAGGCAAGCGGGTGATAGATGAGGGTACCCGTGAGCGCATGAGAGGGATCCTTCGAGACATTCAGTCTGGCGACTTTGCCGGCGAGTGGATCAACGAGAACATGGTGGGACGTCCCACATTCAATACCACGGTGCGCAAGGAGAAGGAGCATCCAATCGAAATTGTTGGCGCACGCCTACGCTCGATGATGCCCTGGATTCAGGAGCGAGAGGTAAAGTAG
- a CDS encoding ABC transporter substrate-binding protein: MARLHTFSYFQRMFAVLFFLAYALFFHPQSASAAKVTIMLNWLPGGAHVPIFYAQAAGFYKKSGIDAVIESTRGSRDAMDSLGSGKAQFAIAEATELFASRADDVKAVGVMAYFGHSPNAIFTLKRPDISSLSDLNGMRIAAPRSSFPRIMFPALKTAGKVNLKKISWVNLSPRDLLPALITGKVDAVASSLMNDYQYRAAARRKGKDITPLPFYGAGVNPYSLVLATPKSFINKNPKLAKAFVHATAKGMAAALERPEAALKTFIKLNPAADPSRSRAEWRAAHKLMYRPGSGDTTLGKFDRNRVERMRIFLTRIRNFRNTSTSIDIYSNDLLPILRPQPTKF, translated from the coding sequence ATGGCCCGTTTACATACATTTTCCTATTTTCAAAGGATGTTTGCTGTCCTGTTTTTTTTGGCGTACGCCCTTTTTTTCCACCCACAATCGGCCTCAGCCGCCAAAGTGACAATTATGCTCAACTGGCTTCCCGGTGGCGCACATGTGCCTATTTTCTATGCGCAGGCCGCCGGGTTCTACAAAAAAAGCGGAATCGATGCCGTTATTGAGAGTACACGGGGCAGCCGGGACGCCATGGACTCCCTTGGTTCGGGAAAAGCTCAATTCGCCATCGCCGAGGCGACTGAATTATTTGCTAGCCGGGCCGACGATGTTAAGGCCGTGGGCGTTATGGCATATTTCGGCCACAGCCCAAACGCGATCTTCACCCTCAAGCGACCCGATATATCCAGCCTTTCGGACCTAAACGGAATGCGCATCGCCGCACCACGCTCCTCTTTTCCCCGCATCATGTTTCCAGCTCTCAAAACAGCCGGAAAAGTGAATTTAAAAAAAATATCATGGGTGAACCTATCACCACGTGATTTATTACCCGCCTTGATAACGGGAAAAGTCGATGCCGTTGCCTCATCGCTCATGAACGACTATCAATACAGGGCTGCGGCTCGGAGGAAGGGTAAAGATATCACCCCCCTTCCCTTTTACGGCGCTGGCGTGAATCCTTATTCACTAGTTCTCGCTACGCCAAAATCTTTTATTAATAAAAACCCAAAACTAGCGAAGGCATTCGTCCATGCCACCGCAAAAGGTATGGCAGCGGCATTAGAGCGCCCCGAAGCAGCTCTGAAAACATTTATCAAACTAAACCCTGCCGCCGACCCAAGCAGATCAAGAGCCGAATGGCGAGCAGCACACAAATTGATGTATCGCCCCGGGAGCGGTGACACGACATTGGGGAAATTCGACAGAAATCGAGTTGAGAGGATGCGAATATTTTTAACGCGAATTAGAAACTTTAGAAACACGTCGACTTCGATTGACATCTATTCGAACGATCTGCTTCCCATTCTCAGACCACAGCCGACCAAGTTCTAG